The following nucleotide sequence is from Micromonospora sp. WMMD1120.
GAGCAGGTCGTGCACGTCCACCACCCGGTGCGGCGCGCGGTCCAGCTGCGAGTACTGCTTGGCCGCGCCCACCAGCCCGGAGATCCGGGTGACCGCGTCGTCGATCTCCTTCATCAGCAGCTCGGTGTCGACGGTGTAGGTCAGCCAGCGCACCGCCGCCTCCAGGTCGGCCGCGCCGACCGCCGCCTTCACCCGCGCCAGCCAGGCCGCGTCGAGACCACCGCCGACCAGGATCGGCGCCAGGTCCCACGCCCCGGAGACCCCGTGCTCCTCCAGCCAGTCGGTGAGGGCGTCCTCGGCGTCGGCGGTCTCCAGCGGCGTCAGCTTGGGCGCGGTGGCGACGGTGGCCACGGCCTCCTCCTGCAACGCGACGAGGCCGTGCAGGGCGCGTCCGTCGAGCCGGCCGTCGGCGATCATGGCGAGTTTGTGCCGCATCCCGGCGACCCGGTCCCGCAGCACCGATGTCGCCCGCACCGCCGCGGCTGCCGGATTGTTCAGCTCGTGGGTCAGCCCCGCCGAGAGCGAGCCCAGCGCCAGCAGCCGCTCCCGCTCACCGACGATGGCCTGGCTGTCCCGCATGCCGAAGAACAGGCCCTCCAACAGGTGCATGGGCATCGGGAACCACGACCGCAGGGCGTACGCGAAGTCCTCCGCCGGCAGCACGAAGAAGTCCGCGTCGGTCACCGCGCGCAGGCTGTTGCGGTAGATCTGGTCGACCTGCTCCCCCAGGTACGCCTGGGTGGCCCCGCCGTACACGCCCCGCTGCTCGGTCCGGCTGACCTCGACGTCGTCGCCGTGCACCAGGCGGCTCAACGCCACCGTCCCGCGCAGCAGCACGAAGAAACAGGTGGCCGGCTCCCCCTCGGCGTACACCAGCGTGCCCCCGGCGCGCTGCTCCACCCGGCCACGCGCGGCCAGCCAGTCGAGCTGCGCGTCGTCGAGCGCCTCGAACAGGAACAGGTCCCGAAGTTGTGCCGGCGTCAGCCGATCCGACGACGTGGTCATTGCGCCTCCAGGTAGCGGTGCACGAGCGAGACGGCCATCGCGCCCTCGCCGACGGCCGAGGCGACCCGTTTGACCGACTCGGCCCGGACGTCCCCGGCGGCGAAGACCCCCGGCAGGCTGGTCTCCAGGTGGTACGGGTCGCGCGGCAGCGACCACCCGGCCGGCCGCCGCCCACCGGCGAGCAGGTCCGGGCCGGTGACGATAAAGCCGCGCCGGTCGCGGACCAGCACCCCGTCCAGCCAGTCGGTACGCGGCTCCGCGCCGATGAAGATGAACAGCCAGGAGGTGTCGACCGAGCGGGACTCCCCGGTGCGGGTGTCACAGAGGGTGAGCCGTTGCAGGTGGCCCTCCCCCGCCGCGCCGACCACGGCGGTGTGCGGGTGCACGGTGATCCGGTCGATCCGCTCCAGCTGGTCGATCAGGTACCGCGACATCGAGGCGGTCAGGTCCGCGCCCCGGATCAGCAGGTGCACCCGCGACGCGTACCGGGAGAAGTGCACCGCCGCCTGACCGGCGGAGTTGGCCCCGCCGACGATGTAGACGTCCTGCTCGACGCAGCTCGGCGCCTCGGTCGCGGCGGCGCCGTAGAACACCCCCCGACCGGTGAAATCGGCCAGCCCGGGGGCGTCCAGCACCCGGTACGACACGCCGGTGGCCAGCACCACCGTGTGCGCGGCGATCTCGCTGCCGTCGCCGAAGCGCAGCAGCCGGGCCCCACCGGCCTCGCTGAGACCGACCACCTCCCGGGCGCTGAGCAGCTCCGCGCCGAACTTGACCGCCTGCCGCCGCGCCCGATCGGTCAGCTGCGCGCCGGAGACGCCGTCCGGAAAGCCCAGGTAGTTCTCGATCCGGCTGCTCTGCCCGGCCTGACCGCCGGTCGCCCGTCGTTCGACGAGCACGGTCCGCAGCCCCTCCGACGCGCCGTACACCGCCGAGCCGAGCCCGGCGGGCCCACCGCCGATCACCACCAGGTCGTAGAAGTCGCATGCCGGCGCCACCGTCAACCCGGCGAGCGCGGCCAGCTCGGCCTCGCTGGGGGCGACCAGCGCCTTGCCCTCGGGCGTCACCACCAGGGGTACGTCCGCCTCGGTCGCGCCGGCCGCGTCGAGCAGCCGGGCACCCTCCGGGTCGTCGGTCAACAACCAGCGGTACGGCACCAGGTTGCGGGCCAGGAAGTCACGGACCTTGAACGACGGGGCCGACCAGCGGTGCCCGACCACCCGGATCTCGACGCTGGCGGCGTCAGGGGTGGCCGCCCACGCCTCCAGCAGCCCGTCCACCACCGGGTACAGCTTCTCCTCCGGCGGATGCCACGGCTTGAGCAGGTAGTGGTCCAGGTCGACAACGTTGATGGCCTCGATCGCGGCGTCGGTGTCGGCGTACGCGGTCAGCAGCACCCGACGGGCGGCCGGGAAGATGTCCATCGCCGCCTCGAGGAACTCGACACCTGTCATCTCCGGCATCCGGTGGTCGGCCAGCAGCAACGCCACCTGTTCGCCGCGCAGCTTGACCTCCCGCAGCGCGTCCAGCGCCTCCGGCCCGGAGGACGCCCGCAGCACCCGGTAGCGGTCGCCGTAGCGGCGCCGGATGTCGCGGGCCACCGCCCGGGACACCACGGGATCGTCGTCGACGGTCAGGATCACCGGGTTCGCCATGGCGCCATGAAACCACCTGATGTGGGTCGACCGCACCGGCGCGTGAGTTCCGCCGCACGGTTGACCGGGCTCCGGGTGGGTAAGCCGGGAAGCCGCGTGGGTGGCCGGACCTGGACGACCCGCCCGGCTGCCGCGTACACCTCGGGGGGCCCATGGCGGACGGAGCGACCAGGCCGGACGGCATCGTGGAGCTGCGGGTGCACGGTGTCTCCGGCGCCGGGGCGGACCAGGTGCTGGACTGCCCGCACGTGCGCCAGGTCGCCGGGGACCGCAGCGGCGGCTTCTACCGCCCACGTCCCGGCTACCCGGACTCGGCCGGGACCGACGGGGTGACGCTGGAGGCGTACCGCTGGGGCGACCTGCCGTCCGGCACCGCCGTGCGGACGCTGTCGCTGGTGTTCCTGTTGCCGTTCATGCTCTGCAACGTGGCGCTCTGGATGGTGCCGACCAACCCCGCCTCGAAAAAGGGCTTCATGGCGCTGTGCCGGGTGCTCGCCCTCACGCTCACCATGCTGTACGTGCTCTCCATCGTCGGCTCGACGTTGGACCTGCTCGCCTGGCGCTGCATGGGCGAACCGTCGTGCCTGGCCGGCCGGACCTGGCTGTCCTGGCTCGGCGGGCGTCCGCCCGGGCTGCGCCTCGGTCTCCTGGCGCTGGTGCCGGTCGCCGCCATCGGCCTCCTCTGGTGGCTGAGCGCCCGCCAGAGCCACTCGTTCGACGCGTTCCGGACCCCGTCCACCGCAGCGTCGAAGCACCGGTTGAGCGCCGTCGGCCAGTGGGACGGCGCCCCACTGGTGGGCCGGCTGCGCTCGGTCCACGTCGCCGCCGCGTTCGCCACCCTGGACGGCACTCTGCTGGCGGCACGGGCCAGCCAGCACTCCTCCGGGACGATGGTCATCCTGCTGGTGGCCACCGTGGCGGTGCTGGTGACCTGCCTGACTTTGATCACCGTGGTCCCGAGCATCGACCGGTCCGACCCGTCGCCCCGGGTGGACGCTGTCTTCCGCGCCGTGCGCACCCTCGCCTGCGGCCTGACCGTCCTGGTGATCGTGCACATCGTCATCAGCCCGGCGCCCTGGCCGCAGGTCGACGTGCTGCCCGGTTACAGCGCGATCGTGGCCTGGCTGTTCGTCAGTCAGACCGTGCTGGTCGCCGGCCTCGGCGCGCTGGTGCTGCGACGCCGCGGGGGTAGGCGGCGATCACCGCTGCGCGCCCTGGGGGCGCCGGTCTTCATCACGCTTGCCGCCGAGTTGGCAGTGGCCTTCTCCGCCGAGCTGGTCTACCGGGTCTCCGACCTGCTGGACCGGGGCGGAACGACGGCGGACAGTCTGGAGACCAGCCCGCCCCTGGCGTACAAATGGGCGATCTTCGGGTTTCTCCTGGCGATGGTGACCGCGCTGCTGGTCGCCGCCGTGGTCACCAGGCTGACCAGACGCGGACGGCGACGGGCCGCGCGGGCGATCGTGTCCGCCGACTTTCCGGACGCGCCGCCGACGACGGCGGACCGGATGCGCCGGGTCGAGCACGCGGTGGCCCGGGCGCGCTTCACCGAGCGGCTGGAACCGCTCTCCGTGGTGTACGCCTGCCTGGCCGCGATCAGCCTGTCCACCAGCCTGCTCGGCCTGCTCCAACTGCTCCCCGGCGTCGTGGCGCAGCGCTACCTCGGGGTGCCCCAGGGCCTTGTCGACTTCCTGATCGGCGTCGGCAGCTACCTCATCGCCGCCGTCGTGCTCGGGCTGGTGATCGGCGGCCTCTTCGCGTACCGCACGGCCGGGTTCCGCCGGTACGTGGGTGTGCTGTGGGACCTGGGCACCTTCTGGCCGCGGGCCGCGCACCCCTTCGCCCCACCCTGCTACGCGGAGCGGGCCGTGCCCGAGTTGGCCAAACGGATCAGCTACCTGGTCGACCAGGGGCACGGCGTGCTGCTCGCCGGACACAGCCACGGCTCGGTGCTGCTCGCGGCGACGGTGCTGCAACTGCCCGCCCGGATCACCGACCGGGTCGCCCTGCTGACCTACGGATCGCCGCTGGGACGGTTGTACTCGCGGCTGTTCCCCGCGTACACCGACGACCCGGCGCTGCGCGAGGTCGGCGAGCGGGTCGGCTGGCGGTGGCTCAACCTGTGGCGGGACACCGACCCGATCGGCGGCTGGATCTTCGCCGCGCATCGGCCCGGGGAGGCGCAGACCCTGACCGGGCCGGCGGCGCTGGTGGATCGCCGGCTCAGGGACCCGGAGGACGTGGTGGCCCCGCCCTGGGACAGCGTGCCGCCACCGATCCTCGCGCACTGGCCGTGCGAGTCGCAGCAGGCGTTCACCGAGGCCGAGCGGGACCTGATCGTGCGGCTCCGGGCGGGCCGCTGAGCCGTGCCGGGTCGCCTCGACCGGTCCTCGTGCCCGGCGGATATCGTCGTCGGGTGAGCCCGTCCAAGCAGCCCGAGCGCCGGTTGATCGCCTCGAACAAGAGGGCCCGGCACGAGTACACGGTGCTGCGCACCTACGAGGCGGGCATCGTGCTGGTCGGCACCGAGGTGAAGTCGCTGCGCGAGGGCCGGGCGTCGCTGGTGGACGCGTTCGCCCACGAGCGCGACGGCGAGATCATGCTGTACGGCCTGCACATCGCCGAGTACGCCTACGGCACGTGGACCAACCACGCCCCGCGCCGCAACCGCAAGCTGCTGCTGCACCGGGCCGAGATCGACCGGATCCTGGACAGGGTACGCGAGGGCGGGGTCACCATGGTCCCGCTCTCGATGTACTTCGAGAACGGGTACGCCAAGGTCGAGTTGGCCCTGGCGAAGGGCAAGCGCTCCTACGACAAGCGGCAGGCGATGGCCGAGCGGGACGCCAACCGGGAGATCGCCCGCGAACTCGGCCGACACCTCAAGGGTCACCCCCGCCGCCACTGACCGGCGCGGTGGCGCGGGACCGCGGCTTCCGGCGCGGTGGCGCGGCTTCCGGCGCGGCGCGCCGGGACATCGTTGACGTCGTTCCCGGGACGTGGTCTGCTCAGTCGACGCCGTTATTGGAAACGGTAATCGTTAGCTGATGCGGAGGAGAACCATGTCGCTCACCGTCCCACCCGCCCTGCTCGACGCCGCCGAACGCGGTCCGGTCGACGACGAGGCGTTCATCGCCTGCGTCCGTGAATCACTCCCGTACGCCTGGGCCACAGTGAGTCGGGTGGTGGCCGAGCTGGAGGCCGGCGATGCCGAGCTGGCCGACAACGTCGTCCCGCCCCCCACCGACGACGATCGGGGACAACTGCTGCGGGCGCTGGCGAGCGACGCCATCCGCGGCGGCCTGGAGCGGCACTTCGGCGTACGGCTGGCCTTCCAGAACTGCCACCGCGTGGCCGCGTTCCGTCCGTCGGCGGTCGACGGTGAGCGGTACCGCCGGTTCGTGTCGACCCGCGGCCAACTGCTCAACCAGTCCCCCGAACTGCGTAACTGCTGATCCGGGACGCCCGCCCGCTTGCCGCCCACCGACGGGAAGAGTGCTGCCTCAGCGCCCCGGGGCAGCACTCTTCCCCGCACTGCGCGGAATCCCGGCGGGCGCCCCGGCTGTCGGCACGTCTCACCTCGGGCTCCGATCGTGCCGAAACCGCGAAGATCGTGCTCAAACATGGAAACCAACGCCGTTGCGTTTAGCGCTGTGAGCGGGAGGCAAGTCCTTTCTCGAAGACTGTGATGTCGGCGTGGAAGCTGTAGGTCTGTGCGGTTGGGGGGTGTTGTCGCGTGTTCGGGCCGTACTTGCTGGTCGGGTTCTTGCGGGTGCGGGCTTTGACGCGGGGGCGGCGCTGTGTGGGTAGGAGGTTGGCCAGCGCGGCCTGGCCTATCGCGCCGAGGAGATCGGCGGGGCCGTCGGGGTGGATCGCGCTGGCGGTGGTGATCGTGTTGACGGCGGTGTCGATGAGGATGGTGAAGCTGAGCCGGTCCATGTCCAGGCCCGGTTGGGTTGACGCGGCGTCTGCGGCGGCGCGGATGAGGGCTTGGTAGGTGGTGAGGAGGGCATATACCTCTTGCTCGATGCCGGGGATGCTGTGAGAGCGCAGGACGCGGCCGTTGAGCATGGTCGCTTTGATCGAGTAGTAGGTGGTCTCGGCCTGCCAGCGTTCGTGGTAGAGGTTGATGAGTTCTCGGGCGGGGTAGCGGGCGTGATCGGTCAGGCTGGTGATCAGGCGCCACTGCTCGCGGCGCACCGTGCCGTCGGCCAGGGTGATGGTGACCTGCGCTTCGATGACTCGTATCAGGATGAGGGCGGGTAGGGTGCCGTAGCCGATGCGGGTCAGGTAGGAGCCATCGGGCAGGCGTTGCGCGATGGTCGGGCGGCGGCAGGCGGTGGAGCGGACGAGGAACTGCGCGCCGGTGGCGGCCACGTCGTGCAGGAATCGCGCGGCGTCGAAGCCGGCGTCGGCCAGCAGCAGCATCGCGCGGTCCAGTGCGCCTACCAGGCGGTGGGCATAGGGCAGTTCGCCTCCTGCATCGGGGCCGAAGTCCGCGGCGAGCAGGGCGCGGGTCCCGCACTCGATCACCACGAGCAGTCGCAGCAGCGGGTAGCCGAACTCCCGCCGGTCTCCTACCCGTTTGCGGTAGCGCCAGGTGACCTGTTCCCGGTCGGGCACGTGCAGGTGAGTGCCGTCGATGGCTACGGTGCGCAGGCCCCGGTAGAACACGCCGGGCTGGCTGGGCAGGCCGACGACACCAGCCAACGTCTCGAACAGCCGCCGTAGCGGCGCCGCTCCGATCCGGCGGCGGGCGCGGGCAAGTGAGGAGACGCTCGGGCGCGTCAGGCGCAGGTCCGTCAGTGCGGCGGTCAGCTTCCCCCAGGTCGCCAGATAGGAACAGCGCTCGAACAGAGCGAGCGCGAGGACGAAATACACCACGACCCGAGACGGCAGCAGCCGCAGCCGCTTCTCCCGTGTCCCGGTCTCCTCCAACACCGCGTCTACCAGGTCAAAATCGATGATCTGCGTCAACTCACCCAGATGACCGGGCGCGTACACACCCCCGGCCACCCCGAACGACCGGCTGATGACAGACTTCTCCTGCAACGGGACTCCTGACAACGATCACCTTGCTCGACACAAGCTGATCTATCAGAAGTCCCGTTCGCGTCTTCAAAGCCTTGACTCAAGCCCCGATCGCCAAACGCAACGGCGTTGACATGGAAACAGTGGCCACCACGTCGCCCGATACCACTCGATCCTGGAAACAGCACGATCTTGGCGGGCGGAAGCGGCCGACGGGGCGGGTGCGGGACGGGCGGGACGGGACGGGCGGCGGACGGCAGGGGCACACCTGGCGTGCCGCGAGCCGCGCCCAAGGCGAACGCACCTGCGATCCTCCGAAGCCCGCCGCCTAGCGCGAATGCCAACAGCCGCCGACTTTTGCCCTCGCATGTGCGGGGTCTACCCTGAGCCGGTGACGAGGTTCCGGATCGGGGAGGCAGCCGACCTGCTCGGGGTCAGCGCCGACACGGTCCGTCGCTGGGTCGACGCCGGCCGGCTGGCGGCGGGGCGTGACGAGCACGGTCACCGGTTCGTCGACGGTGTGGACCTGGCGGCGTTCGCGCGCGCCCAGGCCGCCGGCCCGGACGCGGGCGCGGAGTTCTCCTCGGCCCGCAACCGGCTGCGGGGCATCGTGGTCGACGTCCGCAAGGACACCGTGATGGCTCAGGTCGACATCCAGGCCGGCCCGTTCCGGGTGGTGTCGCTGATGAGCCGGGAGGCGGTCGACGAGCTCGACCTGCGGGCCGGGTCGGTGGCCGTCGCGGTGATCAAGTCGACCACCGTGGTGGTGGAGCGGGCCACGCCCACCCCCGGCCGGGCAAGGCCGGGCGGATGAGCACGCGGGTGCGGCGTACCGTGGCGGCTGTCCTGGTCGCGGTGGCCGGGTTGGCGTTCGCCGGCTGCGGGGCGGACGGGGAGCCGACGCGGGGCGACGCCGGAGGCGGCCGGGTCACGGTCTTCGCCGCCGCCTCGCTGACCGAGTCGTTCACCCGGATCGCTCGGGCCTTCGAGGCCGCCACCCCCGGCAGCACGATTGTCCTCAGCTTCGCCGGCAGCTCTGCCCTGGCCAATCAGATCAACCAGGGCGCGCCGGCGGACGTGTTCGCCTCGGCCGCCCCCGCGCCGATGGTCACCGTCACCGACGCCGGCAACGCCGACGGCGCGCCGAGCACGTTCGCCCGCAACCAGCTGGTGATCGCCGTACCCCGGGGTAATCCGGCCGGGGTGGCCGGGCTGGCCGACCTGGCCCGGCCCGGCGTGAAGGTGGCGCTCTGCGCCAACCAGGTGCCGTGCGGGGCGGCGGCCCGCACGGCGCTCGATGCGGCCGGCGTCGCGCTGACCCCGGTCACCCTCGAACAGGACGTGAAGGCGGCGCTCGCCAAGGTCAAGCTCGGCGAGGTCGACGCGGCGCTGGTCTACCGCTCCGACGCGCGGGCGGCGAGCGCCGACGTGTCCGGCGTGGAGTTTCCCGAGTCCGCGCGGGCGGTCAACGACTACCCGATCGTCGCGGTGAAGGGCGCGCCGAACCCGGCGGGCGCGCGGGCCTTCGTCGCGTACGTCCGCTCGGCGCCGGCGCAGGCGGTCCTCGCCGAGGCCGGGTTCCAGGCGCCGTGAGCCGGACGCGCGACCGCGCGCCGGCGCGGCGGCGGGGGCGGGTGCCGGCGGCGCTCCTGATCCCCGCCGGTCTGGGGCTGCTGTTCCTGGTGTTGCCGCTGGCCGGGCTGGTGGTCCGCGCACCGTGGTCGACGTTGCCGGAGCGGCTCACCACGCCGGGCGCGCTGACCGCGCTGCGCCTGTCGGTGCAGACCGCGACGGCGGCCACGGTGCTCTGCCTGCTGCTCGGGGTGCCGCTCGCCTGGCTGCTGGCCCGCGTCGAGTTCCCCGGCCGCCGACTGGTACGCGCGCTGGTCACCGTGCCGCTGGTGCTGCCGCCGGTGGTCGGCGGGGTGGCGCTGTTGCTGGTGTTCGGCCGGCGCGGGCTGCTCGGCGGCTGGCTCGACGCCACGTTCGGTGTCACGCTGCCGTTCACCACCGCGGGCGTCGTGCTCGCCGAGTCGTTCGTCGCCATGCCGTTCCTGGTCATCGCCGTGGAGGGCGCGCTGCGCGCGGCCGACCACCGCTACGAGGAGGCCGCCGCGACGCTGGGCGCGAGCCGGTGGACCACCTTCACCCGCGTCACGCTGCCGATGGTGGCGCCCGGCCTGGCCGCCGGCGCGGTGCTCTGCTGGGCTCGGGCGCTCGGCGAGTTCGGGGCCACCATCACCTTCGCCGGCAACTACCCCGGCCGGACCCAGACCATGCCGCTCGCCGTCTACCTGGCCCTGGAGACCGACCTGGAGGCGGCGATCGTGCTGAGCCTGGTGCTGCTCGTCGTGTCGGTGGGCATCCTGGTCGCCCTGCGGGACCGCTGGATGACGACATCGTGACCGCCGCGCTGCTGGACGCCCGACTCGTCGTCGACCGGGGCGCCTTCCGGCTCGACGTGCCGTTGCGGGTCGCGCCGGGCGAGGTGGTCGCGGTGCTCGGCCCGAACGGCGCCGGCAAGACGACGGCGCTGCGCGCGCTGGCCGGGCTGCACCCGCTCAGCGACGGGCACGTCACCCTCGACGGCGTCGACCTGGACCGCCCGGCGACCCGGAGCTGGGTGCCCACCGAACGTCGGTCGATCGGCGTGGTCTTCCAGGACTACCTGCTCTTTCCCCACCTCAGCGCCCTGGACAACGTGGCCTTCGGACCGCGCCGGCACGGCGTCGACCGGTGGACGGCGACGGCCACCGCCCGGGACTGGCTGGCCCGGGTGGGGCTCGACGGGCAGGCGCGGCGCCGGCCGCGGCAGTTGTCCGGTGGTCAGGCGCAGCGGGTGGCGCTGGCCCGCGCGCTGGCCGTCGCCCCGGCGCTGTTGCTGCTGGACGAGCCTCTCGCCGCGCTGGACGCCCGTACCCGACTGGACACCCGCGCGGAACTGCACCGGCACCTGTCGTCGCAC
It contains:
- a CDS encoding ABC transporter permease is translated as MSRTRDRAPARRRGRVPAALLIPAGLGLLFLVLPLAGLVVRAPWSTLPERLTTPGALTALRLSVQTATAATVLCLLLGVPLAWLLARVEFPGRRLVRALVTVPLVLPPVVGGVALLLVFGRRGLLGGWLDATFGVTLPFTTAGVVLAESFVAMPFLVIAVEGALRAADHRYEEAAATLGASRWTTFTRVTLPMVAPGLAAGAVLCWARALGEFGATITFAGNYPGRTQTMPLAVYLALETDLEAAIVLSLVLLVVSVGILVALRDRWMTTS
- a CDS encoding ABC transporter ATP-binding protein, giving the protein MTAALLDARLVVDRGAFRLDVPLRVAPGEVVAVLGPNGAGKTTALRALAGLHPLSDGHVTLDGVDLDRPATRSWVPTERRSIGVVFQDYLLFPHLSALDNVAFGPRRHGVDRWTATATARDWLARVGLDGQARRRPRQLSGGQAQRVALARALAVAPALLLLDEPLAALDARTRLDTRAELHRHLSSHPGATVLVTHDPLDALALADRLVIVEGGRVVQEGDGPSVTARPRTDYVARLVGLNLYRGRAEGHLVRVAPELTLTVADGLAGEAFVAFRPAAVALHPTRPEGSPRNAWEGTVAGVQRHGDNVRVQVDGPVGVAADVTPAAAAQLRLIPGQRVWVAVKATETHAYPATG
- a CDS encoding SCO5389 family protein, translating into MSLTVPPALLDAAERGPVDDEAFIACVRESLPYAWATVSRVVAELEAGDAELADNVVPPPTDDDRGQLLRALASDAIRGGLERHFGVRLAFQNCHRVAAFRPSAVDGERYRRFVSTRGQLLNQSPELRNC
- a CDS encoding IS4 family transposase encodes the protein MQEKSVISRSFGVAGGVYAPGHLGELTQIIDFDLVDAVLEETGTREKRLRLLPSRVVVYFVLALALFERCSYLATWGKLTAALTDLRLTRPSVSSLARARRRIGAAPLRRLFETLAGVVGLPSQPGVFYRGLRTVAIDGTHLHVPDREQVTWRYRKRVGDRREFGYPLLRLLVVIECGTRALLAADFGPDAGGELPYAHRLVGALDRAMLLLADAGFDAARFLHDVAATGAQFLVRSTACRRPTIAQRLPDGSYLTRIGYGTLPALILIRVIEAQVTITLADGTVRREQWRLITSLTDHARYPARELINLYHERWQAETTYYSIKATMLNGRVLRSHSIPGIEQEVYALLTTYQALIRAAADAASTQPGLDMDRLSFTILIDTAVNTITTASAIHPDGPADLLGAIGQAALANLLPTQRRPRVKARTRKNPTSKYGPNTRQHPPTAQTYSFHADITVFEKGLASRSQR
- a CDS encoding FAD-dependent oxidoreductase, which gives rise to MANPVILTVDDDPVVSRAVARDIRRRYGDRYRVLRASSGPEALDALREVKLRGEQVALLLADHRMPEMTGVEFLEAAMDIFPAARRVLLTAYADTDAAIEAINVVDLDHYLLKPWHPPEEKLYPVVDGLLEAWAATPDAASVEIRVVGHRWSAPSFKVRDFLARNLVPYRWLLTDDPEGARLLDAAGATEADVPLVVTPEGKALVAPSEAELAALAGLTVAPACDFYDLVVIGGGPAGLGSAVYGASEGLRTVLVERRATGGQAGQSSRIENYLGFPDGVSGAQLTDRARRQAVKFGAELLSAREVVGLSEAGGARLLRFGDGSEIAAHTVVLATGVSYRVLDAPGLADFTGRGVFYGAAATEAPSCVEQDVYIVGGANSAGQAAVHFSRYASRVHLLIRGADLTASMSRYLIDQLERIDRITVHPHTAVVGAAGEGHLQRLTLCDTRTGESRSVDTSWLFIFIGAEPRTDWLDGVLVRDRRGFIVTGPDLLAGGRRPAGWSLPRDPYHLETSLPGVFAAGDVRAESVKRVASAVGEGAMAVSLVHRYLEAQ
- the smpB gene encoding SsrA-binding protein SmpB, with the protein product MSPSKQPERRLIASNKRARHEYTVLRTYEAGIVLVGTEVKSLREGRASLVDAFAHERDGEIMLYGLHIAEYAYGTWTNHAPRRNRKLLLHRAEIDRILDRVREGGVTMVPLSMYFENGYAKVELALAKGKRSYDKRQAMAERDANREIARELGRHLKGHPRRH
- a CDS encoding ATP-binding protein, whose amino-acid sequence is MTTSSDRLTPAQLRDLFLFEALDDAQLDWLAARGRVEQRAGGTLVYAEGEPATCFFVLLRGTVALSRLVHGDDVEVSRTEQRGVYGGATQAYLGEQVDQIYRNSLRAVTDADFFVLPAEDFAYALRSWFPMPMHLLEGLFFGMRDSQAIVGERERLLALGSLSAGLTHELNNPAAAAVRATSVLRDRVAGMRHKLAMIADGRLDGRALHGLVALQEEAVATVATAPKLTPLETADAEDALTDWLEEHGVSGAWDLAPILVGGGLDAAWLARVKAAVGAADLEAAVRWLTYTVDTELLMKEIDDAVTRISGLVGAAKQYSQLDRAPHRVVDVHDLLDATLVMFKGKIPAEVKMVREYDRSLPPVPAYAAELNQVWTNLIDNALGAMGEKGVLTVRTTRVDDLLAVEITDTGPGIPPEVRPRIFEPFFTTKPVGAGTGLGLDISYRIVVHKHHGDIRVETAPGRTTFRVLLPIAEAAPGDAPAT
- a CDS encoding TOBE domain-containing protein — protein: MTRFRIGEAADLLGVSADTVRRWVDAGRLAAGRDEHGHRFVDGVDLAAFARAQAAGPDAGAEFSSARNRLRGIVVDVRKDTVMAQVDIQAGPFRVVSLMSREAVDELDLRAGSVAVAVIKSTTVVVERATPTPGRARPGG
- the modA gene encoding molybdate ABC transporter substrate-binding protein, whose amino-acid sequence is MSTRVRRTVAAVLVAVAGLAFAGCGADGEPTRGDAGGGRVTVFAAASLTESFTRIARAFEAATPGSTIVLSFAGSSALANQINQGAPADVFASAAPAPMVTVTDAGNADGAPSTFARNQLVIAVPRGNPAGVAGLADLARPGVKVALCANQVPCGAAARTALDAAGVALTPVTLEQDVKAALAKVKLGEVDAALVYRSDARAASADVSGVEFPESARAVNDYPIVAVKGAPNPAGARAFVAYVRSAPAQAVLAEAGFQAP